Proteins encoded by one window of Lycium barbarum isolate Lr01 chromosome 11, ASM1917538v2, whole genome shotgun sequence:
- the LOC132620174 gene encoding acetyl-CoA-benzylalcohol acetyltransferase-like, with protein MSILKHLAVEDVAYSKLPQLIPPFLGFNIEINYVKITKIVACNGHDLTVLFWPYNIKDLDNTNLYTAPIFTIQITKFQCGSLAVAISALLLVMDGFTIMHSIFEWANACRLGTPIDKINNFLSFNGGDIFPTRDLSRYFKLPIPQEGSKEDKFFSKRFVIKEAAILRLKEKFASFIDSGALDFKPSRVELISALLWRALIRASATINGSLRPSMMGFSLNLRSKVNLPEINKSVRNLVIDVPVKFIPGETQMELQHLVKLIRDAVMKVVASCSEASPDEIVSHVANLYTESFQAPEWGNNDDVDKFTCSSLCRFPMQDADFGLGKPCLMFFGLKDMNMFWLHDTVCRTGVGLQVDLDERHLQLFESDHDLKAFIEPF; from the exons ATGTCTATATTAAAACACTTAGCTGTGGAAGATGTAGCATATAGTAAACTGCCTCAACTGATCCCACCATTTTTGGGTTTCAACATAGAGATCAATTATGTGAAAATCACTAAAATT GTAGCGTGCAATGGCCATGATTTGACGGTTCTTTTCTGGCCGTACAACATCAAGGATTTGGACAATACCAATTTGTACACCGCACCAATTTTCACTATCCAAATTACCAAGTTTCAATGTGGCAGCCTGGCTGTAGCAATTAGTGCCTTGCTCCTTGTAATGGACGGTTTCACAATCATGCACTCTATTTTTGAGTGGGCAAATGCGTGTAGATTGGGGACTCCTATCGACAAGATCAACAATTTCTTGAGCTTCAATGGTGGTGATATTTTCCCAACAAGAGACTTATCAAG GTACTTCAAGCTTCCTATTCCACAAGAAGGAAGCAAAGAAGATAAATTTTTCTCCAAGAGGTTTGTTATCAAAGAGGCTGCTATATTGAGGCTCAAAGAGAAATTTGCAAGCTTCATTGATTCAGGTGCTTTGGATTTTAAACCTTCGAGAGTTGAGCTGATTTCAGCACTGTTATGGAGAGCTTTAATCCGTGCTTCGGCAACAATAAATGGGAGCTTGAGACCTTCTATGATGGGTTTTTCGCTGAACTTGCGCTCTAAAGTTAACTTACCTGAAATAAACAAATCCGTGCGGAATTTGGTAATTGATGTTCCAGTGAAATTCATACCTGGGGAGACACAAATGGAGTTACAACATCTTGTAAAATTGATCAGGGATGCAGTGATGAAAGTTGTTGCTTCATGTTCCGAGGCTTCACCAGACGAGATAGTTTCACACGTGGCGAACTTATATACCGAAAGTTTTCAAGCACCAGAATGGGGAAATAACGATGACGTTGACAAATTTACGTGTTCAAGTTTATGCAGGTTTCCTATGCAAGATGCTGATTTTGGTTTGGGAAAACCATGCTTGATGTTTTTTGGATTGAAAGATATGAATATGTTTTGGTTGCACGATACGGTTTGTCGTACTGGTGTTGGCCTACAAGTCGACTTGGATGAAAGGCACTTGCAGTTATTTGAATCCGACCACGATCTTAAGGCTTTCATCGAACCCTTCTAG
- the LOC132618904 gene encoding acetyl-CoA-benzylalcohol acetyltransferase-like encodes MDSIHVEILSTKLIKPSSPTPPHLQCYKLSFFDQIANKELVPLVLLYPSCNNNSIKDAEMDERLEQSFSKILTRVYPAAGRYAEDGCSVLCLDQGVPYTKAKVNCKLDNFLEQVTRDGHELTVQLWPHDIKDVDDTNLFTAPIFTVQITKFECGAMAVAISISHPVMDGFTTMSTMFEWANACRLGTPIDKINNYLSFNAGDVFPTRDLSRYFKPPIPQEGSKEDKFLSKRFVIKEAAILTLKEKFASFIDSGALDFKPSRVEMISALLWRALIRASEAINGNLRPSMMGFPLNLRSKINLPEINKSVGNLVIDVPVKFIPGETQMELQHLVKLIRDAVTKVVASCSEASPDEIVSHVANLYNESFQAPEWGGNDDVDKFTCSSLCRFPMQDADFGLGKPCLMFFGLKDMNMFWLHDTVCRTGVGLQVDLDERHLELFESDPDLKAFHRALRLDTSSGPK; translated from the exons ATGGATAGCATACATGTAGAGATCTTATCCACAAAGCTCATAAAACCATCTTCCCCAACTCCTCCTCACCTTCAATGTTACAAACTTTCATTCTTTGATCAAATAGCTAACAAAGAACTTGTCCCTTTAGTTCTTCTCTATCCTTCTTGCAACAACAACTCTATCAAGGATGCTGAGATGGATGAGCGGCTCGAACAATCTTTTTCTAAGATATTAACACGTGTTTACCCAGCTGCTGGAAGGTATGCTGAAGATGGGTGTTCGGTTCTTTGCCTTGATCAAGGTGTTCCTTATACCAAAGCAAAAGTCAACTGCAAGCTGGACAATTTCCTCGAACAA GTTACACGTGATGGACATGAACTGACGGTCCAACTCTGGCCACACGACATCAAGGATGTGGATGATACCAATCTGTTCACAGCACCAATTTTCACGGTCCAAATAACGAAGTTTGAATGTGGTGCCATGGCTGTAGCAATTAGTATCTCGCATCCTGTAATGGACGGTTTCACAACCATGTCCACTATGTTTGAGTGGGCTAATGCGTGTAGATTGGGGACTCCTATCGACAAGATCAACAATTATTTAAGCTTCAATGCGGGTGATGTTTTCCCAACAAGAGACTTATCAAG GTACTTCAAGCCTCCTATTCCACAAGAAGGAAGCAAAGAAGATAAATTTCTCTCCAAGAGGTTTGTTATCAAAGAGGCTGCTATATTGACTCTCAAAGAGAAATTTGCAAGCTTCATTGATTCAGGTGCTTTGGATTTTAAACCTTCAAGAGTTGAGATGATCTCAGCGCTGTTATGGAGAGCTTTAATCCGTGCTTCGGAAGCAATAAATGGGAACTTGAGACCTTCTATGATGGGCTTTCCGCTGAACTTGCGCTCTAAAATTAATTTACCTGAAATAAACAAATCTGTGGGGAATTTGGTAATTGATGTTCCAGTGAAATTCATACCGGGGGAGACACAAATGGAGTTACAACATCTTGTAAAATTGATCAGGGATGCAGTGACCAAAGTTGTCGCTTCATGTTCCGAGGCTTCACCAGACGAGATAGTTTCACACGTGGCGAACTTATATAATGAAAGTTTTCAAGCACCAGAATGGGGAGGCAACGATGACGTTGACAAATTTACGTGTTCAAGTTTATGCAGGTTTCCTATGCAAGATGCTGATTTTGGTTTGGGAAAACCATGCTTGATGTTTTTTGGATTGAAAGATATGAATATGTTTTGGTTGCACGATACGGTTTGTCGTACTGGTGTTGGCCTACAAGTCGACTTGGATGAAAGGCACTTGGAGTTATTTGAATCCGACCCCGATCTTAAGGCCTTTCATCGAGCACTTCGTCTAGATACTTCCTCCGGtccaaaataa